One part of the Nymphaea colorata isolate Beijing-Zhang1983 chromosome 8, ASM883128v2, whole genome shotgun sequence genome encodes these proteins:
- the LOC116258917 gene encoding uncharacterized protein LOC116258917 isoform X7, protein MSGSHFPYEGGCRFMPVMEMSAHDVSSAIFKAKSAHFSLATSSEETFSSSPSPSSSPSPSPSSHAPPSGSESAPYIGQVFSGDEAAYNFYKNFARSRGFAIRRQKATRKRGSYETSITSRYFLCHRAGYPVQKADGNKVQRCKCGAGMGIKRLLSGDSRWVVIHFSNIHNHDMIDQARLSFLPAYCKITENDKNRIATLAKAGVGVKQILRSLELEHGVELGCLPFSEKDVINFIQSIKVVVNENGQDLLGQCSNASLFSGENSSSSNQLDLQVQRLQLIASDIIMEFRRSSVDFELVRDELVKVRDLVKRLQSKGDTTSRIAPNSLVLAGTDTYVNGIGLTSGYNPFQIVANGRYVGKNHEEGTKLAKKPRYCKVPSCRQAGHDSRNCPMRKVAQVELGVQNSVSLVHNPAQLAGDATPLSDKSNGDSNSAKKPRYCKVPSCGQTGHDSRNCPMKRASESMFGLQSAISLMQNHVQNAIQVPSTDGILKVISEPVKRPRYCKVPNCGQPGHDSRNCPLKRVTESEILMQPLNKMD, encoded by the exons ATGAGTGGGTCTCACTTCCCCTATgaag GTGGCTGTAGGTTCATGCCTGTAATGGAGATGAGTGCTCACGATGTTTCATCTGCTATTTTTAAAGCTAAAAGTGCTCATTTCTCGTTAGCGACATCTTCTGAAGAAACCTTTTCATCATCcccatcaccatcatcatctcCTTCTCCATCACCATCATCACATGCACCACCTAGCGGTAGTGAATCAGCCCCATACATAGGACAAGTATTTTCTGGTGATGAGGCTGCTTATAATTTCTACAAGAACTTTGCCAGGAGTAGGGGATTTGCAATTCGGCGTCAGAAAGCCACGAGAAAAAGAGGGTCATATGAGACATCTATTACCAGTAGATATTTTCTTTGCCATCGAGCAGGATATCCTGTTCAAAAGGCGGATGGCAACAAAGTTCAGAGGTGCAAATGTGGAGCAGGAATGGGAATAAAGAGACTTTTATCAGGTGATTCAAGATGGGTAGTTATTCATTTTTCTAACATTCATAATCATGATATGATTGATCAGGCGAGATTAAGTTTCCTCCCAGCTTATTGCAAAATCACAGAAAATGACAAGAACAGAATTGCAACTCTTGCTAAGGCTGGTGTTGGTGTGAAACAAATTTTACGTTCCCTTGAGTTGGAGCATGGTGTTGAGTTGGGTTGCTTGCCATTCTCGGAGAAGGATGTTATAAATTTCATTCAATCAATTAAGGTGGTTGTTAATGAAAATGGGCAGGATCTATTAGGGCAATGTTCTAATGCCTCGTTGTTTAGCGGGGAAAACTCAAGTAGTTCAAACCAACTTGACTTGCAAGTGCAGAGATTACAATTGATTGCATCAGACATCATCATGGAATTTAGAAGGAGCAGTGTAGATTTTGAGTTAGTTCGAGATGAATTGGTAAAGGTCCGAGATCTGGTTAAACGGCTACAAAGCAAGGGTGACACGACATCCAGGATAGCACCAAACTCATTAGTTTTAGCTGGAACAGATACATATGTCAATGGCATAGGTCTTACTTCTGGATATAATCCTTTTCAAATAGTTGCTAATGGACGATATGTGGGCAAAAACCATGAAGAAGGTACTAAGCTGGCCAAGAAACCAAGGTACTGCAAGGTGCCTTCCTGTCGCCAAGCTGGTCATGATTCGAGAAATTGTCCCATGAGAAAGGTTGCACAGGTGGAGCTTGGTGTCCAGAATTCTGTCAG TTTAGTGCACAATCCTGCCCAATTAGCTGGTGATGCAACCCCTCTAAGTGATAAGTCAAATGGAGATAGCAACTCAGCCAAAAAACCAAGGTACTGCAAGGTGCCTTCTTGTGGACAAACTGGTCACGACTCAAGGAACTGCCCCATGAAGAGAGCTAGCGAATCTATGTTTGGACTCCAGTCTGCGATCAG TTTAATGCAAAACCATGTCCAGAATGCTATTCAGGTTCCCTCGACAGATGGAATTTTGAAAGTCATTAGTGAACCAGTGAAAAGACCTAGATACTGCAAGGTGCCTAATTGTGGCCAACCTGGGCATGACTCAAGAAATTGTCCATTGAAAAGGGTTACTGAGTCGGAAATTTTAATGCAGCCTTTAAACAA GATGGATTAA